The genomic DNA CAGTTACTTTCTGCGAAAATGAAATATCTGCGTTTTTTATGGCACGTTTGTCTTTCTGCCTTATGATCCAACGAATCTTCTCGTTATTCAGCTTTTTCATGTATTCTATAATGGGGTGGAAATTAATTCGGGATAATACAAGTTAGAGTTGATTTGAATGTCCGAGTATGAAGAATTTAAGGAGATCGTACTTAAACGCTTAGAGGCTATGCCGGAAAATGTAAAAGTATCGATGGGCTCTATAGGTACTTTTACGAGGGATGATTTAATACAGAATGTCACGAAAGATAGTGACGTAGGAAAATTCATAGTTAAGATGCAAATAGAATATTTAAGGGCGATGAGCCGGGGTTTTTCTAAATGAAAAAGATATTCCTTATCACGAGGCCGCAACATGAATACAGGGTTTCTTATATGCACGCCTGGAGTAAGGAAATTATCGATTTTGCAATAAAAAATGCAATATCCTATACTGATTTTGATAAAAAACAAGCGACAAGAAAAAATGTAGAAAAATATCTTAAAGCAAGAAAGCCGAACTTTGTAATCTTTAATGGTCATGGACCCATAGATTCGACAGCAATTTTAGGGCACAATGATGAAGCTTTGATAGAAACCGGAAAAAATACTGATTTGCTCAAGGACACGATAGTTTATGCTCGGGCATGTTGCTCTTCAAAAATTCTTGGACGTGAAATAATCTCTAAAAATAATAAAAACGCATTTATCGGTTACTCTAATCTTTTTTCATGGATTCACTCTGCGGATAGAGAATGCAATCCCTATAAGGATAAGATTGCAGAGCCATTCAAGTTAGTGTCAAATGAGATACCGATGTCAATCCTAAAGGGGCATACAACTTATGAAGCTCACGAGAGGGCACAGGAGTTATGCATGAAACTAATACAGGAATACTCCGCCACTGGAAATGAGGAACTGGATAAGGAGACAAGGTTTTGGTTGTTTGTAGATATGACTATTCAGGAACATCGAGGTAATCCCGAGGCTCGTTTTCAGTGATAATCACTACAGTCATCAAGCGCTTTTTAATACATTCTTAATTCTTTCAGTGCCCACCGCCACAATAAATCATTCCAACTCATTCAACCTGCAGGTTGTAAGCTTTTGAACTACGTTCAAAATGCGGTTGGAAAGCTTCTTCAGGCATTGCCTGAAGAGCCGAGAGCACAGCGAACAGATTTTCAAGCAGAGCTTGAAAAATCCAGCCAACTTCGATCCGCGCTATAATAACTATTTCACCACGCGCCTTCTTAAACCTTTGCCGCAGCGCGAAAATGTTTAAACCATCTATATCGGCAACCCATAACGCTTAGGCATATAAATTCCCCGCGCCTTTCTAATTATATGGAGTCAAAAGACGCATTGGTTGTGTTTGACGGAAAGAAAATCCGAAGAATGTGGCATAACGGAAAGTGGTATTTCTCTGTGGTTGATGTGATAGAAGTATTGACAGATAGCCCGACGCCAAGGCAGTACTGGGGCAAAGTCAAAGACAGGGAATTTAAGGAGCTTGAGTTGTCCCCAATTTGGGTACAACTGAAACTGCAATCTGCCGATGGCAAATTCTATGAAACAGATTGCGCAAACACAGAATCGTTATTTAGAATAATTCAGTCAATTCCTTCAAAGAAAGCCGAACCATTCAAGCAATGGCTTGCAAAAGTCGGATATGAGCGCGTGAAGGAAATAGAAAATCCGGAATTGGCGCAGGAACGGGCGAAAAAATACTATGAACTCAAAGGCTATCCAAAGGACTGGATTGAAAAGCGCATCAGAGGAATAGCTATAAGGCAGGAATTAACAGATGAGTGGAAAGCAAGAGGCGTACAAGGCGATAAAAACTTTGCAATTCTTACCGACGAAATCGCTATGGCAACTTTTGGAAAATCCACAAAAGAGCATAAAGAAATAAAGGGTTTGGACCCGAAATTCACAAATCAAAACTTAAGAGATAACCTGACCGATTTAGAACTGATTTTCTCAATGCTCGGCGAAAAGGCAACAACCGAAATCACAAAAGCCAAAGAATCTAAAGGATATGGCAAATGCCTCACTTCAGCCATTGAAGGCGGAACAATTGCCGGAAATGCAAGGCGCGAATTGGAAAAGAAGACTGGCAAATCCGTAATAAGCCCCGACAATTACAATCAGATAGCGAAGAAGAAAGACGATAAATTGTTGGAATAATTTATCAGATGCTCTTTAGTACCTTCACAATCCTTTCTTGCCCTATCGCAATTATGAAGCCCGCAAGCTTGGGTCCGCGCTCTTTTCCGATAATCGCCAAATAGCAAGCTTTGTAGAAATCCTGCGGCGTTATCTTAGTTTCTGCGATTATGCGCTTGAATTCTTCGCCAAGTTCTGCTTCTGTTTTTTTCTCATCAAGCGCAGCCGCGAGCATTTTCAAGGCGCTAATCTGCCCTTGCGAAAGCTTCGCTTTGACATCAGCAGAAACAGCATCAGCAACATTAATCTTCACTTCTTCGGGCGCAAACATTGCAATCCAGTTGCGTGCCAAATTCAGCCTATTATTAGCTGACTTCAAATCCTCCTCTGAAAATTCAGAAGTAATATGCCCGCTTGATTTCATTGCATCAATAACCTCTTCATTTTGCGAATAAATCTGTACGAGTTGCGCGGCAAAATCAAAAGGAATGCGTTGCGGCATTTTCGCAGGAATTTTTGGCGTCGCCATCTCATATGACCTTCGGACATTATTCTCTTCGCGCTCATTGTCGGCTTTCGCAGTACCAAAATATATTTTCTCCGCAGCTTCGTACTCGCGGATCAGCATCAGATCCTTGAATGTCAGATCCCTTTGCTTTCCGGGCTTTTTGGTATAGAAAAAAGCGAAATGCTCCGGCTCTATCACTTTCAGGACATCCTGCACTATATAGACATTGCCCTTTGACGCAGACATCTTCCCTCCATCCACAAGAAAGAACTCATACACGTATGGAATCGGCGGCTCAAAGCCGTAAATCTCCTTTGCAATGACCTGCCCTGACTTCCACGAGCCTTCTGCATGGTCTTTGCCGAACGGTTCAAAGATTATATTCTCGATAGCCCACTGAGCAGGCCATTCAAAGCGCCACTGCAGTTTGCCTTCGCTGAATGGAACATCGCCTTCGAATCCGCAGCCTTCGCTTTTCTTTGCCTTTATGGATTTTCCGCCGCAGGTAAAATGCACAGTCTCTTTTTGCAAATCAAAGGAAGAAATGTTCGCAAGCATTCCGCATTTCGGGCAGATTGCGTCAAACGGTATGTAATCATCGCCTTTTGTTTCCTGGAATTTTGCGATTATCTTTCCAACCGCGTCAATCTTTTCAAAAACCATCCTGATATACGGGTTGAATTTCCCTTGTTTGTAATAATCGTCATTGGACTTGATTTTTGGAAACATTCCAAGCTGATTAAGCCCGATTTCCCAGACTTTTGTGAAATGCGCGGACCACGAAGTACAGCATCCGAACGGGTCAGGAACTCTGCAAAGAGGATGTCCAAGATACTTTTTCAATTCAGGGAATTTTTCCGCCGGATGCCAGTTTGTATTTAAATCCGCGAGTTTTGCAGGAATGTCCTTTAAAGGATCCCTGTCGTCAGTAGAGTGGACAAATTCTGCCTCATGCCCTTTCTCAATAACTGACCGGTAAACAAAATGAGCGCGAATAACATCATTCAGATTTCCGATGTGCTTTCCGCCTGAAGGAGTCTGGCCGCATCGGATAACTATTTTTTTGCCTTCTTTTTGCGCGCGTTCAATAATTTTTTCTGCCAATTGGTCTGCCCAGAAAAGAGATGATTCGTTTGGCTCCATATTTTCGTTGTCCATGCATCCAAATTGCGAAGGCAAATATTTAAAGCATCAAATCAATCAGCCGCTTTTTGAAGAAACAGAAGAAATAGAATATGGCTTGCCCACCATGACTTGCAGGCTTGCCTTTGGCGCGTTTGTAATTGCATCATATGAGCTTATATTGCATGTGCTGTTTGCGCTGAACCGGATTTCTGCGGAATTTCCCGCCCATACGCCTTCAGCAGCCCGCCCGCATCCCCGAAAGTTCAGGCCTCCAGATATGTTTGAGAGTACATTGAATGTGATGTCAATAACATGGCCGAACGAAACAGATATTGCAGAAATTGTCCTGTTGTTTGAATAGAATCCAAGGCCATCTGTGTCAATAAAACGCATGTCCGTTATGACTTCTGCAGTTTTTGGAGCTATTGTGACGTTTCTTTCTTCAGTCCAGTAATTCTTCTCGCCAATAATCGTATGCGCCCTGTAATACAGCGTTCCGGTTTGTATGAGCTGTATATTTGCGCTGAATGTTTTGGGCAAATCGTATGAACGATTTGCAAATTCCGGAGTCAGCTTTTCATATCCGCTTGCCTTTGCGCTGACATTTGTCCCGAATTTTCCCGGATGCGATTTATAATCATAATGAATTGCTGTGTGCTGTGTTTTTTCATCAACACCTGCAACAGCCCAGGTGATATTGGCAAAATTCCCGATAAGGGCGTTTTCCGGCGCGCTTACGAAATACACGATTTTTTCCTCCACCACCGGCGCAGCCGGCGCATGGACTTTTGGCGCCTCAGGCGCTTGAGGAGGTGTGTTGTTTTGTACCGGCTCTCCGGTTTGAGCGCATCCGCTCACAAGAATGATTGCAATAAGCAGAAATGAAAGAATGTGCGCATGCTTCATGCATAATAATATGTGCATGGGTATTTTTATATGTGGAGCTCAGTTAATCGTTCGCCAAACTTGCTTTAAATCGGCAAAGATATAAAAGCATCTGTTCGAAGTAAATGCATGCTTTCAATACTTTCGGACCTTTCGACAAATTGGATTTCACTTATAATTCTTCTTACGGTTATCGGCATTGTCTGGATTTTTGACAGAAAAAATTTCAAGCGCGAAGGAATCATGTTCTTAAGAAGAACCGATAAGGGCTTGAAATTTATCGACAATTTCGCAAAAAAACATACAAGCGCGCTTAAAACATTTGGCACCTTTGGAATCATTTTTGCATTCGGCGCGCTTGGAGCGGGCTATGTTTACAAGACAGAAAAAAAGAAAAACCCGGTTGCAAAAACGCTTACTGTCCTTGCAGTGCTTCTTATAATCGTTTATTTGATGAACTTCCGGACAGTTTATGCTCTCTCAGGAGCTCTCCTCGGAGCATCCGGATTTGTTGTATTTCAGCTTGTTGAAGGGGTGGTAAATATATTTCTTGAGCCGGGTGCGGCATCGCAGATGCAGTTTGTTCTGCCGATACAGACAACAAGCGCGCCTGTTTTTTACGTTCCGATAGATTATTGGCTCATTTCGATTTTTGTTCTTTTGATAGTGCACGAGTTTTCACATGCGTTTGTTTCGCGTGCAGAAGGCATAAAAGTAAATTCGCTGGGCTACGGCTTTATGGCTGTAATTCCGCTTGGATTTGCAGAGCCTGACGAAAAGCAGCTCAAAAAAACTGAATCAATAAAAAAATCCAGAATTTTTTCAGCAGGATCTTTCAGCAACATAATCGCCGCAATAATTTCTGTGATATTGCTTACTGGAACCGTATTTGCAGTGACTGTGATGTATACGACTGACGGAGTGCGCTACGGAACAGTTGTTTCCGGAAGCCCTGCCCAGGCGCACCTGCCGCATAACGGCACAATAAATGAAATAAACGGCAAAAAGATACGCGGCACAAACGAGCTTGCGGCTGTTATGGATAATGTTTCAGAAGGCAGCGAAATTTCTATTTTAGTTGATGGAAAAGTTTATTCGCTAAAAACAGCTGCTGACCCGAAGAATTCAACGCGCGCCTTTATGGGTATCTCAAATCTTGAAAATGTTATTGTTGCAAAGGAGAACTATTCCGGATTTGCAAGCAGCGCGCTCGCATCCGTATTGCTTTATTTTCTATCGCTTTTTAAATGGCTTTTTCTGCTCAATTTGGGGATAGGGCTTTTTAATCTCCTTCCCATAAAGCCTCTTGATGGCGGGCTTATTTTTGAGGAAATCATAAAATGCCACTGGCCAAAGTCATGGAAATCGATTTACAGTGCGGTTGCAACGACAACGTTTGGATTGATTCTTTTCAATCTTTTCGGCGTTTATTTTGTTCGCACCATATTTTCTGTAGTATAATTTTTATTGCACGTATACGTTCTATGTCGATGAAACTTTCAAATGACAACACAAGATTTATATACTGCGCTCAAGAATAAAGAAATAATAATGTTGAACCAACTCCGACTCCTGCAAAGAGGAAGAAGTCTTGCGGGCGACTTTTGCCCATTACCCTTACGCGGTTTAAAGAAACCTTCCAGACTTGCAGGAGCGTGAGAGTATCCCGGAATCATTTTCCAAAGCGCCTTTTTCTGCCGGCATAATCTTCAATAGCTGCTATAAAGTCCTCTCTCTCAAAATTCGGCCATATTTTATCCGAGAAATACAGTTCCGAATAAGCCGCCTGCCAAAGGAGGAATCCGGATATTCTTTTTTCCCCGCCGGTCCTTATTATTAAATCCGGATCGGTTATGCCCTTTGTATATAGAAACTTTTCGAAGGTTTTTTCATCCAGGTTATTTATATCCAATTTGTTGTTTTTTTCTTCATGAACAATATTCTTTACGGCAGCCACTATTTCCTCGCGGCCGCCGTAAGCAATTGCAAGATTTACAATAACTCCATTATAGCCTTTTGTCGCATCAGTTAGCGCTTTGAGCGCTTTTTGAACGCTATTCGGAAGCATGTCGGGCCTTCCGATTACGTTGAATTTTGCTTTATTTTCACGCACTTTTTTAAGCTTTGCAACGCGCAAGGCTTCGCTTTCTATGAGTTTCAGCAGCATGTTTATTTCCTGTTTCGGCCTGCTTTTGAAATTTTCATAAGAAAGAGAGTAAAGAGTAACTGTTTTGATTCCTGTTTCAATGCACCAGTCAAGGACTTCTTCTGCTTTTTTCGCACCCCATTCATGGCCGTTCCATGGCTCAAGCATAAGCCTTTGTGCGAACCTGCGGTTTCCGTCCATTATTATACCCACATGTTCCGGCAGTCTTTGCATGTGAGTTTCATGTATACTAGCCATTATAATCACTAAACTGAAGACTATTCGGTCGCATATATTTTTAAATATTCTGAATACTCTTTTTCGGCGCGCCCCGTTTGAAAGAGTATTAACTATAGGTTATTTATATCTAAAGATAATATATATGTTTATTGGTAATTGGTGCATATATGCAGGCAATAATTCTTGCGGCAGGCGTTTCGTCGCGCTTTTGGCCTCTAAGCGAAGGAAAGCATAAGTCGCTTGTTAGTGTTTTGGGCAAATCCCTGCTTTTAGGTACAATCGAAAGCATTGCTTCTGCCGGAGTCAAAGACATTATAATAGTGCAAGGCCCTTCCGCACGTCTTGAAAAATCACTGGCTGCGCCATCTGGCGTTTCTCTGAAATTTGTTTATCAGCCGGAAGCATGCGGTATGGGGGATGCGATTTTACGGGCAAAAGAGCACATTTCAGGAAATTTTCTGGTTATAAGCCCATATCACATAAACGCCGGCGATATTATTAAAAAAATTCTTGAAATCCACAAAAAATCAAAAGCAGAAATAGTTCTTGTGGGGAAAAAGACAGACACTCCTGAAATCTACGGAATTTTTAAAATAGCTGGCGGAAAAGCGGCAGGAATTGTAGAAAAGCCGAAGATTAAAGATGCGCCTTCAAATATTCGCGCGGTTGGAGTATATCTTTTGCCGAGGCAATTTTTAGCGCAACTCCAAGTTGAGAAAAGCGCGCATTATTCCTTTGAATCCGCACTTGAAAAAGAGCTGAAATCAAATCCTTCGGAGCTCATAATAACCGAATATTTTCAGCCGACGTTGAAATATCCATGGGATGTTTTTGCGATAGAGAAATATGCAATGGATTCATTTTTCAAAAATCAAAAGCCATTCATTTCAGAGGCCGCA from Nanoarchaeota archaeon includes the following:
- a CDS encoding Bro-N domain-containing protein, producing the protein MESKDALVVFDGKKIRRMWHNGKWYFSVVDVIEVLTDSPTPRQYWGKVKDREFKELELSPIWVQLKLQSADGKFYETDCANTESLFRIIQSIPSKKAEPFKQWLAKVGYERVKEIENPELAQERAKKYYELKGYPKDWIEKRIRGIAIRQELTDEWKARGVQGDKNFAILTDEIAMATFGKSTKEHKEIKGLDPKFTNQNLRDNLTDLELIFSMLGEKATTEITKAKESKGYGKCLTSAIEGGTIAGNARRELEKKTGKSVISPDNYNQIAKKKDDKLLE
- a CDS encoding NDP-sugar synthase — its product is MQAIILAAGVSSRFWPLSEGKHKSLVSVLGKSLLLGTIESIASAGVKDIIIVQGPSARLEKSLAAPSGVSLKFVYQPEACGMGDAILRAKEHISGNFLVISPYHINAGDIIKKILEIHKKSKAEIVLVGKKTDTPEIYGIFKIAGGKAAGIVEKPKIKDAPSNIRAVGVYLLPRQFLAQLQVEKSAHYSFESALEKELKSNPSELIITEYFQPTLKYPWDVFAIEKYAMDSFFKNQKPFISEAAYVDKTAKIEGRVYIGAGTKVMENAVIKGPCFIGENCVIGNNALLRDYVDVGNNAKIGANTEIARAIIGEGTHIHSGYIGDSIIAEDCRIGAGFITSNARIDRGEIFTIVKGEKTATSMKSFGAVVGRSTKLGIGVKTMPGILIGANCIIGPGTVVSENVESDTTYYSEFKGIMKKKK
- the lysS gene encoding lysine--tRNA ligase, whose protein sequence is MDNENMEPNESSLFWADQLAEKIIERAQKEGKKIVIRCGQTPSGGKHIGNLNDVIRAHFVYRSVIEKGHEAEFVHSTDDRDPLKDIPAKLADLNTNWHPAEKFPELKKYLGHPLCRVPDPFGCCTSWSAHFTKVWEIGLNQLGMFPKIKSNDDYYKQGKFNPYIRMVFEKIDAVGKIIAKFQETKGDDYIPFDAICPKCGMLANISSFDLQKETVHFTCGGKSIKAKKSEGCGFEGDVPFSEGKLQWRFEWPAQWAIENIIFEPFGKDHAEGSWKSGQVIAKEIYGFEPPIPYVYEFFLVDGGKMSASKGNVYIVQDVLKVIEPEHFAFFYTKKPGKQRDLTFKDLMLIREYEAAEKIYFGTAKADNEREENNVRRSYEMATPKIPAKMPQRIPFDFAAQLVQIYSQNEEVIDAMKSSGHITSEFSEEDLKSANNRLNLARNWIAMFAPEEVKINVADAVSADVKAKLSQGQISALKMLAAALDEKKTEAELGEEFKRIIAETKITPQDFYKACYLAIIGKERGPKLAGFIIAIGQERIVKVLKSI
- the uppS gene encoding di-trans,poly-cis-decaprenylcistransferase, whose product is MASIHETHMQRLPEHVGIIMDGNRRFAQRLMLEPWNGHEWGAKKAEEVLDWCIETGIKTVTLYSLSYENFKSRPKQEINMLLKLIESEALRVAKLKKVRENKAKFNVIGRPDMLPNSVQKALKALTDATKGYNGVIVNLAIAYGGREEIVAAVKNIVHEEKNNKLDINNLDEKTFEKFLYTKGITDPDLIIRTGGEKRISGFLLWQAAYSELYFSDKIWPNFEREDFIAAIEDYAGRKRRFGK
- a CDS encoding site-2 protease family protein is translated as MLSILSDLSTNWISLIILLTVIGIVWIFDRKNFKREGIMFLRRTDKGLKFIDNFAKKHTSALKTFGTFGIIFAFGALGAGYVYKTEKKKNPVAKTLTVLAVLLIIVYLMNFRTVYALSGALLGASGFVVFQLVEGVVNIFLEPGAASQMQFVLPIQTTSAPVFYVPIDYWLISIFVLLIVHEFSHAFVSRAEGIKVNSLGYGFMAVIPLGFAEPDEKQLKKTESIKKSRIFSAGSFSNIIAAIISVILLTGTVFAVTVMYTTDGVRYGTVVSGSPAQAHLPHNGTINEINGKKIRGTNELAAVMDNVSEGSEISILVDGKVYSLKTAADPKNSTRAFMGISNLENVIVAKENYSGFASSALASVLLYFLSLFKWLFLLNLGIGLFNLLPIKPLDGGLIFEEIIKCHWPKSWKSIYSAVATTTFGLILFNLFGVYFVRTIFSVV